The region CATTCCTAAAAGACAGTTACAGAGAAATCATATGATGAGCTAAACACTTCGTAAGGGAACATAACATATTTGTGTCATTGTGGTCAGTGTTTACTCACTGAGGCAGGTAGGTTTCTGGGTCCAGAGGCCATTAGGCTGGCAAGATCTGGTAGGGTTTCCCACCAGCATGAAGCCAGGGCGACAGGAGTACCTCACCACAGAGCCCACCCACCAGTCATTACCATACACTTGTCCATTATAGTCCACATCGGGCCTCCCACAGTTCACTGCCATACAAAGCAAAGGAAATGCAAAGGCACAAAGCTTCATAACAGGTTGATCAGACAGAGGGACTCCTATCTAATGTCAACAGAGTGTCAGTCATCTCACCCCTGCACAGGGACTTGTAGCCGAGCCAGCAGCAGCTTGAGTCTCCACAGCGATCTCTCCTCAGCTCCTGGTGTCGCGCCTTACAACCTCCTAAACAAAGGGGCGCTGACCCGGACCAATATATGTCTTCTATGAAATCTGGTTGGGAAATCCATTCTGTCTCAcctagaaaaacattttttattcgcTTTTTAATATACTACAACTGGACAACTCCCAAACATCCATATAATAAAGTAATAATGGTTCTTAAAGTTTTTCCATGCAAACCTCATACTGgaaatattttcaggcttcaaggCCAAGCGTAAGAAAGATCTTATTGTTAAACAGGGATCCATTAACCTGTCTTAGAGAACAGAACATCATTGAAAAATAACATATACTGCCATTACAGGAGGTCTTACCACTACCTTCCACCTCACCAATCCATCCAGGAAACTGAGAAATGGCTCTTTGGAAGGACccaaacaacagcaacagcagtGGATATAACCTCATCGTGCCCATCTTCAGATGCAATCAGTTTCTGTGGAAAAACCGCAGATGGATCTGGGAACTGAGTCTAAGTCATATTGCCGTGCAGCAACATTCTATACATTTTCATTCATTGCAAACTCAACAGATATGAAGTCATTAGAAGCTGTCCCAGTAGAGCTGAGTTCACTGACTGCAGAGGGAAGACGCAGAGAGCGGTAAGTAACAAGTAAGCTCTGTGTGCTGCCTAATCTTCTACACACAGTTAATGCCACTAGGTACTGTATGTCATGCTGTGGCAAAGACACACTTAAATCACCTGATTACCACAGCTTTTTATAAGATCAAAGCAAAAAGTGGATGAGAAGATCACATTGCCATGTGTAGCCGGTAGGGTTATGAAAAGCAGTAATTttgttgtttaaatatttgCCATCTAAGCACcgatattgtatgtatgtaactTTGAGTAGTAGAATCAAAaatatacaatacacatttttggGCTTAAAATACGATTTTATCTAATAGACATACCTATATATGATTCAAGAATTCAACATTTCAGTGTACAGTGAGTCACTCAATATATGTTTGTCTAATAAGCGCTCAGTCAATACAATTTAGATCAATAAAATTTCCAGTCAAGCAGGCAGGATTTAATCATAGAGCTGCAGTAGAGCAGTTTGATTCAGCAGGGGGCGCCATAATGGAACTACAGATGGTGGATCCTATCAATGTATTGACCTGCAAAAATCAtatgaattaaattaaaacaatgcATATTCCTCTTTTTATATTTAGCACCATTGAAGAAAATATTTTACtctgcaactttaaaaacatctgaataagacaaaaaaacaaacattgtgtgTCACCAGTTTATTCAAATTGTTTAAACGTCAGAAAATACAAACTCTAAACTAATAAGGTAACCCTTTTTGCTGCATTCCATACATTTCAGTGAATAATAATGCTTACAGGCCACTGTTGTAACTCATACAGTATGCCTAACCTTTCAAAGGGTGCGTTTGATAGATTTCTGAATTTGGGAGAGCGATCTAAAAAGGAATGACAACCCACTAGGCAGTGCAGCATTAGTATTCAACCGTCTAAACATGTAACAGTATAAGATACAATGCATTtattgaaaataataaatactgAAAAACAGGTTGTCCACAAGCTCAACATTAGCAataaaaagctttaaataaatAAGGTTTAGTAACTAACATTGGCTTAGGCTGCATTCACACCAAATCAGGCATTGCGGCGATTAGCGCAGGGTTGTGCGGCAGTATGGGAGTGTCACTTAAATGGCCATTTGTGTTTCAATTGTGTTCCCCACTAGGGATTTCACAAGAACCGATACTTCGGTACCAAGTCAATGCCAAAATTCTAAAAACGTGATGGTACTTGTTTTTCTACAGTACCCAGTACCACAGGTACCAGAGGTACCGAGGGATGCAATTCTTCCGGACCTGACGTGGGTAGCATAACCGCCTACAACTGTTCTAGTCTCCGGCTAAATGCAGCAATGAAGAACAGAGAATAGCGCCCTTATGGATGTAtaaagagaactggatacagtgttggAAGCGGGGCCCCCActcattcctatgagagttgctcagtggtgCATGAAGCTAGAAAAGTTCAACTGCCACGTCTAAAATTACCCGGATGATTGGCACTACTTCCGTACTGTGTGGCCCATAGAGGAGGCGCACTAGAGACTTCTGCCGGCTACATCCTGTTTAGCACTCCGGCTAACTTGAATAGGGAATAAATTATTTAATCGTGCTCTTCTAGCGTTTCCAAATGTTTTCGGACctaatggatcaaattctgatagtgaTAGTCATTTCGCAGGGTTGTGACgctcaaaaaatgtaatcactgATTTACTGACGTCTCTTATGCCAtgtaagtctatgggaaaaaagtattttttgggccagagggcatcaGATGCACATCGATGGCTTGACTGCAGCCTCTGGCTTCACCGTACGTCTACGGCTTTCACGAGTTTACCCGAAACTCCCAAACTGCAAGTAAGTCCGTTTCTCTCCGCTGTTGTTTTTCACAGTGAGCCTAATGTTAGCTATGATAGGTGACATTAGTTGACGTTAGCGCTTGTTACAGTGGACCTCTGCATATTATCAGTTATATGTGAAAAAACAAtaacagcagagagaaacacCCTTAACATACTTGCTGTTTGGGAGTTCCAGGGGAACTCATGAAAGACATTACCATAGGTTAGCTGTGTGGTGATGCCAGGCAGAAGACTGACATTTTCTCCAGATCACATGTAAATAACCCACTTCTTTCCCACCCCATCAAACCCCAAAAACTGACACTGAAACAAGAATGACATCAAGTGTCTCTGATTTTGTGTGAATGCAGCCTTATAGTAAAGAATTGGTCATCATGGAATACACATCTTTTCATTTAGACGTTTAAACTTATTATTAAGTGCTTCAAGCCCCCATTAAAGGCTCTGGAATTCCACAATTTTTTTCAGGCATGTGCCATGCATCTTAGAAACAGCACAGCTGATTACAGAATATCCTTTCAACGTTTATGCAGGACTGTGGCAGTCAACCTACGTGCATTCCTTGCTGCTGAGCAGTATCCTGTAATTGCTGCATGACGGAGTCCTCCCCTGCTTCTGACAAACCTCCAGTGAGAACGTACAACATGCCCTCTTCCTGACTGCCCCCCTCAGCATTGGAGGTTGTACCCTCAATCCTCTGCTCCTCTAGCAGCACCCCTCTCAGTTCTACCTGCAACTCTGAGGGAGCTGCCCCCAGGGATTCTTCCTCAATCTGACCGCTGTCCTCATCCTCCTCCGCTTGACTACTTTGTCGTTCCCTCATTAGCTGCTCTGTCAGTTCCACACTCTCGTAACGAATCAGTTGCAGCCGCAAGAAGCCGTCCTCGTGCTCCTTGTACCTGACAGAGTGAAGAAGAAGCCATCAGGGCTGCAACACTCCACACATCTCAACTTCAGCATTACTGGGTTGATTGGTTTGGCAGTGTTTCTTACCTGAACCTGGGGTGTCCAGAGGGCCATTTGAATTGGTGCTTTTTGTGCAGATGAATAGTTAAGTTGTTGCCCCGGGTGAAGCACTGATCGCACACATGGCACTTGTAGCGGGCTACAAAATTCCCCTGATTACGGAAAGGAAACATTAGAGAACTATAAATGATATTAAACTCCCTATCTCAGTGCAAATTAATAAGAATTTAAAATATTCCCCCTTTCACCTCATGctctcttttatggtgaatcgTCATGGTGCCGAGGTTCCGAGAGGTGAAGCCGCAGCCAGGAACGCTGCAGTGAAATGCCGGCTCGCTGCTGTGGGTATCCAGGTGTTTGCGCAAGTCTATTAGATTCTTACAGCTGCAAATACAAAATCAAGTGTGGGagtattaacattttttttacagtttttacagttttacatTGCTGCAGATTCAGAGGACAGATACCTGTATTCACAGTATTCACAGCTGTATGGCTTTTCGTTACTGTGGCGGAACTTAATATGGTTGCGTAGTGAAGAAGGTGATGGACAAGTCATGTCACACAGCGGGCATTTGTAGTGGCTCACTGTaccaacaagaaaaaaaacagtgatgaGATTAAATCATCTAATAATAATGCACCCTGTTTTCAACAGGATTCCCTCAATCACTTGGACACCAAAGCGTATCACATGGTCAATTTGGTCAAAAAATTGCCTATTTTTAGCTATGCTGGTGTCAGGCCAAAAAATCTTTATGAAATAAATTGATTCTAAAACTTGACACTGTTGCAATAAGAACACAGAGATCTATGGCAGAGATTTCTCACAGGATGCGGGGGTCCAGAGATTTGAGGCTTTTTTAACAACTTACTAATGTTTATGGGTGCAGAAACTCAattggcagtgtgtgtgtacgggTAAAGTGGGTAAGGATTTATGGCAACAacttagaataaaaaaaataaataataaaaaaataacgaaACCTGTCAAGGTCTATTTTGGACCAAATGTTCACTGGTATGGTATCTATCAGTTCTTTTGTTTCACTTTGTACGGCCATGAACTGAAACCAGTGTGTACGTGataggtaaaaaaataaaacatttaaggcATGGTGTTCAAAATGGTTGTCAGTAGTACCAACTGTGTGAGATTTTAAGGTTATTTGGCTCAAACATGCAAAATGAGTAGTGTGGGATTTAAGTACTCAGCAGCACATGGGAATAACAACTGGTAACACCGATGAAGGAGAGACTGACCGTGGGTTCTCATGTGGTCTCTCAGTAGTCTTTCTGTTGCAAAACGTTTGGAACAGTGAGAACACTGGAACCTCTGACCTACAGCACACAAAGCAAGAATTACTGAATCTGATGCAAACATTGTTTTTAACGTTTCCTGTCATAATTCTGACAGGTTTTTACCTTCCATGGCACTCTGTCGTATGATGTGGTCAAATAACTTGGTGTTGCTGGCGTACATCCCCCCACAGCCTGGACATGCCACTACCTTCTCCTGAGTGTGGCTGCGCAGGTGCTCCCGAAGCTTAGGACGCCCTTTAGCGGTGGCTTCGCAATCTGTAGAATGATAGCCTCAGAACTTGGACTCAACAATCCTACATTCTTAGTACTAAGCAGAAAATGTGCTCAGCCTTTTAAACTTCTTTGACCATGAATTGGTTGTGTTATCTTTAGTTACATTGACATTTCTGTACtataatcttaaaataaatcatGTTAAGTTGCGTACCTTTCCATCCACAACGTATTGGGAATTCATGGTCTCCTGCTGGTATATCTATGCTCAGGCTATGCATCTCCACATGGCGATAGAACCACTCTGGGTTTTCATATGGTGGTTGCTTTAACAAATATGCATAGAAGAAACACATAGCCAGACATATTAACAGCTCAAGAGGAACATGTTTAAATTCTACTTCACAGACACTTAAAAGGAAGAAATCTTCCCATTTATCGTGCACTTGGAGGTCAAGTCACTGTACCCTAACTGCTTAGCTTCTGATATAATTTGCACAAAATTTCCCAAACTGTTGTATCAAGTGAATGTATTGAGGCAAGTGATGCTATGACTAATAGCAAtaacaagcagcagcagcagcagcagcagcagcacctccCTTTGCCAAGCTTACCTCACATTCCTCCCAAAGGCAGATAAAATTGTCTGGGATTTCAGGGATGACGTTGCGGTTCTGGTAGCCGATGGAGCATGTGCCAATTTCTGTCTGGGCATTAAGCACCTGCTGACCCAACTGCTTCAGCTTTGTATGGTAACAGTGAAAGAACAGATGTCTTCGCAATTCTTCAGGACCCTCCACAGAACAGAAACCACAGTCTCTCCAAAGACAGTTTCTCTCCCCTTAGCACAAAAAGTTGAGTTTGCATTGGTAGACAATGGGGGTTAAGCAATGCATCAATATTTCTTGTAATCATCTATTATTTAATAGCACTACAGCATGTAAAATGAAGCAATTGCCTAGCTATCATTTAGCTGAATTAGCAATAAAGTAACGTTATGCTTTCTTTCCACATAACTTGCTAACGTTACAGCtctaaataaacattaaataagcCACAGGGAGATACTTTGAAACCTCCTCACCTTCGGTTTCTTCTTCGTCCTCCTCCGCCATGTTGAGAGCATTATTAAGATGACCCTCCGCATGTTTGCAGAAGTTATCTATCCGACTGAATGACTCCTGACAAGAACTCCATTCACACTCCAATTTCAGTGTTTCCTTGTGAATCCGTCTGTTAGGTGGCATCTCTTCCGAGTCAGGAATGGGCTGACGTTAAATGTAGTCTCTTTTTACCCACAGACTGAAGCTATAAACGTCGCATCTAACGTGAACGGGTGCTAGCTAACACCGGTTGGTTGACTGTAAACATTTACCAGCTCTACTAGCTAGAGCTTTTTTAGAAACATTATCCTGGAACACTTGGACGAACGAAAAAACATCACGAGCTTCAAATTCTTACTTGAATAGGAGCTTCAACACAATAATGTGCTGTTTAAAAGGACTGACGTGATGTAAACATGAGAATTGTTTTGGCCAGCCAAAAGAATCGCAGGCTGTGTGCAGCGCACACGCAGATGTCTCCCCAGAAACATAGTGTAATTATACTAGTTCCGGGTGAAATGCTGTACTTAAGTTAAATTTTGAAGTTCAAAGTACTTTGCTTGGTATTATGGATTGATACCAATATATCAGATAACGTAAAGTCaggtgataataataaaaaatcctAAATTTAGCTGGTAATACGATTGTGAagaacttttacttgtagcCAAGCATTTATACATTGTCGTATTGCTGCTtctaattaaaaacattaatacttCTTAAACCAGTGCAAACAATAATGATGGcaaaatattatattttaattttctcagcttttatttttaaatttgaggCTTCCATCCCAACAGTAAACAATTTTGTTTAGCTTTTTGTTACATTCCTAAGCAAAAAAGTCCAGTGCCAGTTTACTTCACAATGATGCCTGCTGAACCCTCAGGGGGGAAAATTCATATCAGTCATAAAAATACAGCTATTTATCCAACTATACCATGAAAGATATCGAGGGGACACCCTTCACCTTCTGTAGACCTTGAGTAACTTTTTCAACAATCCAGACACTATAATCTCACTTTATCTCTTCTAATATTGCCACTATTCACCGGTCTCCACCTAATTCCCTGTCTTCAGACTGATTGTAGGCTCTTTATCTCATTACTGCTTTTCTTCACAAtgaccattttgtgtgtgtttgttcagagatacaaaaaacaacaacaaacaaaaaaaacaaaaaatatattaacttattcattcatatttttataaTGTTGCATGGACTGATAGTCATGGGAAATTAATTGTGGGTACATTTTCCCAAAGCTATTTTTGCTTCAACAGCAGAATCAAGCAATGGACCGCTGTGTGaatatgttaatattttttagAGCACTTCCACCTTCACAAATCTGTTATCAAATAGCATTTTAGTAGCAGTCAGCAATTGATGTTGGCTGCCCTTAAGACCGAAAGTCATCTTCTCTtactgtacttaaaaaaaaacaagtacaaAAATATACTTTCAGGGTGGACACACAAGATCAGTCAGATCCAGAATTTTTCTGCTTGTAATTACTGAAATTTAAGAGAATAACGTACTGCTGTTGATGTCCGACCCTTGCAGTTCATGCTTAGACACTGTATGTGAAAAATGTTCTACAAAGTGAAATATAGCTTTGAACCTTGCACTGCTATACTGCAGGTAGAGTCTGAGGCAGAAAAAGTAACAGTGAGGTAATGGAATTTATCAAAAGGCAGATGAACCACGAGCCTTTAAAATAGTTCCATAAAACAATATCATATTTTCTCAGTCAGcgttctttcctcttttccggTGTGCTGTCTAGACGTCATAGAAGAGACGTACCAGATGATAACGGATCCCAAAAGCCACTACGCTGCCCATCACCTGGGAAAGACACAGAAATGAGCATCCAGTTAAACTTTCACATACTTTCCAATGACTATTCCAGGACGTTTGGATACAGCAGGTGCTTTGTTATACAGTACCTGTATGATGAGCATGATGACTGTGAGGTTTCTCTCATGGGTGGGACCAAGTAATTTCAGTGCCAGATTTATTAAGGTCATGTTGTTGCACTCAATAAAATCATCATCTCCCTCCTGGCCTCTTCGCACCTCTAGCAGCTTTAATAACTCTGCCACCTGTTGAGGACAAAAGACATTATTGATATTAACCAATAAACACAGCAGTAAGTCTGCCACTGGTCTGCCTCATGTGCGTTTACCCAACTACACCAATACTTTACtcaaatagtaaaataaaataatgaagtaaaaaaaaaggcaattcTGTCTGATTATCTGACAAATTACATTCAAGTTTAATCAGGTCAGAGACGGATCTGTGATACCAACTAGTCTGCCAGCGTTGTTGTTTAAGGTTTTACTGGATCTGCCCCATCAGGCACACTAATACCCACTTGCTTTCGTGTATTGAGGGTACATGATACTGGACTGTAGGTATGATGTGCAAGAtgtgcatacagtacatgagCAAACATGTTTAAATCAAAAACCAAATGAGGCTATGCGACTAAAAACCATataaatccataatgataaaaAACAAGATGACTACTACGTCCTTCTCTGACAGCTACTTTGTATACGGAAAGGGTGATAGGGTGGTACTTTATGAGACTTTtgcaattattatttatatttttttatgttatctgCTCCATTTGTTTGCTTACTGTATGTGCTTCACATAACTTATACTGTTGTTCCACAAACTGCAATGGTCATTGGACTATTTTTCCACATTCCATGAATATAATCTCTTTCCATTTGTTAATGTTTATGGATTTAGCAAAAAtacaaattgaataaaaagcattttatttttattgagcATTTAACAGACTAAAAACTACGAGATAGTGGCGTAAAgtccaataaaacaaaaaatggatTATCTCAATTTAGAAAATAAGGACTTAAATGGTTGTTCGTCTAAACCATTTAATGCCACTGCATTCTGATactatacagtgccttgcgaaagtattcggcccccttgaacttttcgaccttttgccacatttcaggcctcaaacataaagatataaaactgtaattttttgtgaagaagcaacaacaagtgggtcccaattatgaagtggaatgaaattcattggctatttcaaacttttttaacaaataaaaaactgaaaaagtgggcgtgcaaaattattcagcccctttactttcagtgcagcaaactctctccagaagttcagtgaggatctctgaatgatccaatgttgacctaaatgactaatgatgataaatagaatccagctgtgtgtaatcaagtctccgtataaatgcacctgctctgtgatagtctcagaggtccgtaaaacgcgcagagagcatcatgaagaacaaggaacacaccaggcaggccgagatactgttgtggagaagtttaaagccgttggattgacaaaaagatttcccaagctttaaacatcccaaggagcactgtgcaagcgataatattgaaatggaaggagtatcagaccactacaaatctacgaagacccggccgtccctctaaactttcagctcatacaatgagaagactgatcagagatgcagccaagaggcccatgatcactctggatgaactgcagagatctacagctgaggtgggagactctgtccataggacaacaatcagtcgtatactacacaaatctggcctttatggaagagtggcaagaagaaagccatttcttaaagatatcaaTTAAAAGTGTCGTtgaaagtttgccaaaagccacctgggagacacaccaaacatgtggaagaaggtgctgtggtcagatgaaaccaaaatcgaacttttggcaacaatgcaaaacgttatgtttggcgaaaagcaacacagctcatcaccctgaacaccccactcccactgtcaaacatggtggtggcagcatcatggtttgggcctgcttttcttcagcagggacagggaagatggttaaaattgatgggaagatggatggagccaaatacaggaccattctggaagaaaacctgatggagtct is a window of Perca fluviatilis chromosome 16, GENO_Pfluv_1.0, whole genome shotgun sequence DNA encoding:
- the si:ch211-117m20.4 gene encoding sushi, von Willebrand factor type A, EGF and pentraxin domain-containing protein 1 isoform X1; the encoded protein is MGTMRLYPLLLLLFGSFQRAISQFPGWIGEVEGSGETEWISQPDFIEDIYWSGSAPLCLGGCKARHQELRRDRCGDSSCCWLGYKSLCRVNCGRPDVDYNGQVYGNDWWVGSVVRYSCRPGFMLVGNPTRSCQPNGLWTQKPTCLRMCARGRIEISESELNGTCNSTCAYKSYFGPPKQGCTRIDNCYKKETGWKRFFALCVPCICDCALSCGEKLPRHTVEHN
- the si:ch211-117m20.4 gene encoding sushi, von Willebrand factor type A, EGF and pentraxin domain-containing protein 1 isoform X2 yields the protein MGTMRLYPLLLLLFGSFQRAISQFPGWIGEVEGETEWISQPDFIEDIYWSGSAPLCLGGCKARHQELRRDRCGDSSCCWLGYKSLCRVNCGRPDVDYNGQVYGNDWWVGSVVRYSCRPGFMLVGNPTRSCQPNGLWTQKPTCLRMCARGRIEISESELNGTCNSTCAYKSYFGPPKQGCTRIDNCYKKETGWKRFFALCVPCICDCALSCGEKLPRHTVEHN
- the LOC120544448 gene encoding histone H4 transcription factor, coding for MPPNRRIHKETLKLECEWSSCQESFSRIDNFCKHAEGHLNNALNMAEEDEEETEGERNCLWRDCGFCSVEGPEELRRHLFFHCYHTKLKQLGQQVLNAQTEIGTCSIGYQNRNVIPEIPDNFICLWEECEQPPYENPEWFYRHVEMHSLSIDIPAGDHEFPIRCGWKDCEATAKGRPKLREHLRSHTQEKVVACPGCGGMYASNTKLFDHIIRQSAMEGQRFQCSHCSKRFATERLLRDHMRTHVSHYKCPLCDMTCPSPSSLRNHIKFRHSNEKPYSCEYCEYSCKNLIDLRKHLDTHSSEPAFHCSVPGCGFTSRNLGTMTIHHKREHEGNFVARYKCHVCDQCFTRGNNLTIHLHKKHQFKWPSGHPRFRYKEHEDGFLRLQLIRYESVELTEQLMRERQSSQAEEDEDSGQIEEESLGAAPSELQVELRGVLLEEQRIEGTTSNAEGGSQEEGMLYVLTGGLSEAGEDSVMQQLQDTAQQQGMHVG